Within the Roseicitreum antarcticum genome, the region TGCAATCAGCGTGAAACCCAGCGCCACCACGCCGTAGAGCGCCAGGGCCAGCGCGAAGGCACGCGCCACTGCGGCCACGTCGGGCACCGCGATCGGGCCGGGGCGGCGCAGGTCGCCCACCGCCGTGATGGCCCCGCCCGAGGACAGGAACGCATGCGCCTTGTACATCGAATGCGCCACGATGTGCAGCAGCGCCAATGGCCACAGCCCCAGCCCGCATTGCAGCAGCATGAAGCCCATCTGCGATACGGTGGACCATGCCAGCGCGGTTTTCACCGCGCTTTGCGTCAGCATGACCACCGCACCGAACAGCGCCGTCAGCCCGCCCACCATCACCAGCGCGGCCATCGCGCCGGGGCTGGCCTGCATCAGCGGTGACAGGGTGATCAGCAGCACGCCGCCTGCGTTGATGATGCCCGCATGCAGCAGGGCAGAAACCGGGGTCGGGGCCTCCATCACCTCGGTCAGCCAGCCGTGAAGCGGGAAGGTGGCGGTTTTCAGTGCCGCCGCCAGCACCACCAGCGCCACGGCGATATGTGCGGCAATCGGCAGCCCCGCGCCCGCCGCCGCCGTGATCTGTGCCAGGTCGCCGGTGCCGAAGGCCAGAAGCAACAGCGCGGCGGCAAGGATCAGCGCCGCGTCACCCGCATGCCAGACCCAGGCGAACTTGGTCGCGGCGCGGCGGGCGGCGGGGCGGTCAGGATAGAACAGCAAGAGGTGGCGCACCCCGGTGCCAACGGCCACAAAGGCCAGGATCAGCACCAGCAGGCTGCCCGCCTGCACCAGCACCAGCACCGCGGCCAGCGTCGCCAGCATCTGGCCATGAAACGTGCCTTCCCGCGCCGACCCGTCCAGATAGCTGCGGGCATAGCGCATCACGATCCAGCCGATGAAGCCTACCAGCAGCGCCATGGTGGCCGATACCGCATCGGCGCGCAGGATCAGCGCCAGCGGGCCTTGCGCCAGCGTCAGTTGCGCGGGGCCCGCGAACAGGAATTGCATCAGCCCCGCAAGGGCCAGCGCGAAGGCGGTCAGCGCCGCGCCCTCGGCCAGTTTGGGGAAGGCGCCCGGGCGCGGGCCCGGCCGTGCCAGCGCGACAGCGGCTGCGCCCAGCAAGACAACAGGGCCAAGGGCGGTGACGGGGAACAGATCGGACATCGGGGCACCTTTGCATGGGTCAGGACTGGCCCCGGATAACGGATCGCTGAAGATTAAAAAATTACATATTATTCGCCAAACCGTTCTGTATAGTAGAAGAATGGCAATCCTGAACCTGCATCATCTGCGGCTGTTTCATGCGGTGGCGCGCAATGGCACGCTGATCGGTGCGGCGCGCGACCTGAACCTGTCGCAATCCGCGTTATCGACGCAGATCAAGGCGTTAGAGGGGGCGCTGGGCCATGATCTGTTCGACCGGCGCGGGCGCGGGCTGGTGCTGACCGAGGCCGGGCGCATCGCGTTGGACCATGCCGAGGCGATTTTCCGCACCGCGTCGGACCTGACCGCGACGCTGCGCGATCCGGGCGGGGCGCGGCGGGCCTTGCGGGTGGGCGCGCTGGGCACGCTGTCGCGCAACTTTCAGATGGCGTTTCTGGAGCCGTTGATCGGGCGGGCGGGGGTCGAGGTCGTTTTGCGCTCGGGCTCGCAGCGGGTGCTGCTGCCTGCGTTAGAGGCGCTGTCGCTGGATGTGGTGCTGACCAACCTTGTGCCCGCACGCGACGCCGCCAGCCCCTTTCTGGTGCATGACCTGTCTGAACAGCCGGTCAGTCTGATCGGTCCCGCCCGACATGATCTGATGGGGCGGGGGCTGGCTGATCTGTTGGGGCACGAGCCGCTGATCCTGCCAACACCGGAATCGTCGTTGCGCGCGTCCTTCGATGCGCTGGTCGAACGGCTGGGCCTGACGCCGCGCATCGCCGCCGAGGCCGATGACATGGCGATGCTGCGTCTGCTGACCCGCGCCCATGCCGGGCTGGCCGTGATCCCGCCCATCGTGGTGCGCGATGAGCTGGCCAGCGGTGCGCTGGTGGAACTTGCGCGGCTGGACGGCATATCCGAGCGGTTCTTTGCCGTCACCTTGCGCCGCCGCTTTCCCAACCCGCTGGTGGGCGAGTTGGTCGATGCCTTCCAGCTGGACCGGGGCTAAGCGGCGGCGGTTCGTATCGGGGTTGGGTCTATGGAGACTGGCGCTATCGGGCTTTGCCCCTTGGTATTGGCGGCCTTTTTGTTGGCGCCATTCCAAATGGCCCTGTGTGCCAAATGGCCCTGTGTGGATTGGACCATCGCCGGAATGGCCCAAGGCCCGGACAGGGCGTGTCCGGGCCTTGGGCGATGTGACGGAAAGGATTTGCCTGTGCCTGTGCGTGTACGTGGGCGGGGTGCGTTTACGTGGTGCGTGGGCGCTCAGTTCAGAAACTGCGCCGCAGCGCCATCGTATTGTGAGCCGGGGCGCAATTCGTAGATCCCCTGTTCCACCTTGCCGATCCGCCCCTTGCGCAGAAGCGAGCCGAAGGCGCGCAGCACATCCTCGCGGTTGGAGCTTTGCACGTCGGACAGTTCCAGCACGTGGTGCATCAGTTGCGCGCGGCCGAATTGTCTGCGCCCCTCGATCCGGGCGGTGTAGACGGCAGCGGCTTCCATCCGGTCGTACAGCGTCGGGGTGTCCAGCTGGGCGGCAAATTGCGAAAAACGCGGCACCGCTGGCGCGGGTGGCGTGTCGGATTCGTCATAGGTGTCGACTTCGGCCAGCGCGCTGAGTGCGACGCGGCGCGGACGCACCGGCGTGACCGGGCCCGGCGCGGCAGTTCGCGCAGCCGTCGGTTCGGCGGGCTGTGCCGCACCTGGCTTGTCTATGCGCAGTTCCGACACCAGCATCAGCGGCGCTTGTGCCATTACCGGGCGGGTATGGGTGGGGCGGTCCACACTGGCGGGCCGTTGCGGGCGCGCGGGTTCTTGCGGCGCGGGTTCGGGTTCTGGCTTGCGCGGGTTGACCGTGGTTTCCAGATCGGCGCGATACTTGGTCATCACGCGGGCCTCGGCCAGTTCGGGGCGACGCGGGCCGTCCACCCGTTCATCGGCGCGGGCGGCGGCGACGGCGGCTTTCAGCTGCGCGATGGTCGAGCGGCGGCGCTGCGATTCGGGGCCTTGCAGCTGCGTGTCGGTCTGTTGCAGCAGGCGGTTCACGGCCGTTTCATCGGCCGCGCCCTGAAGCCGGACCCGGCCCCGCGCACGGGTGGCGCGCAGCACGGCGGCGGCTTGTTCGACTTCGGTCAACTCGCCGACCAGTTCGGCTTCTTGCGTCTGATCGAGGCCCGTCGTGCCCAAGAAGGCGCGTACCTGCGCGCGGATGTCCTGCGCCGAGGGCAGGACGATTTCCGGCTCGAATTCGGGCGCGGATTCAGGCTGGATCTGGGCGTCTTGCATGTCGCGGTCGTGGATCGGCCCGTCAAAGGCCTGATCGTCAAACGCCCGATCGTCCAGCGCGGGGGCGCCATCGATGGCGCGGGCGGCATCGTCTGCCAAGGCGGCGTCGGTGGCGCGTACTTCTGCAGTGGCATCGTGTTGATCGGACGCGCGCGCCGCATTGGGGGCGGCGGCCATGCGTTCCATCGCACGGTCCAGCGCATCGGTTGTGTCATCAGCAAATGTCGCGTCGGCGTCGTCCAGATTGGTGGTCAGTCGGATGTCGCGCGGGTCGCTGTGACGCAGATACGCCGCAGCGGGTTCGGCATTGGCACCCTCCGCCATGACAGCCGCTGCGACAGCTGCGGAAACCCCCTGTGCGGGCGCGTCCTCATCCGACAGTTCTTCGGTCATGGGCAGGTGGGTCGGGTCGGTGATCCGCGCGCCGGCCAGTTCGGCGGCTTTTGCGGCATTCACCGGCGCGACGCGGATCGGCACATCAAGACCGCCTGAAGGCGTGCCCGGCTGGGACGCGCGGGCCAGCAGCGCGCGCATCTTGTTGACGCGGGCGTCATCCCCGGCTGCGATCTCGGCCAGCGCGGCGGCCTGCGCCTTGTCGAAGGCGCTGTCATCGGGCGCGTCGGTTTGACGACCTGTTCCGATAGGCGCGGGGGTTTCTGTCCCAGCGTCCGGCAGGCTGCGGGGACTTGCGTCCGTGGTCTGCTGGCGGGCCGCCCGGCGCGCAGTCTGTTCGCGGGCAAATTCCTCGGCGGCGCGGACCTCATCGCTGCGGGCGGTGTTGCCCGGCGCCACGGGGGCGTCGTCATCCTCTTCATCCGCGAGCCCGCTGTCAGCGTCGATCTGCGCCTGCTTGGCGGCTTCCGCCTCGGCGCGGGCTTTCTCGGCGGCTTCACGCTCGGCTTGGGCCTTTTGGGCTGCGGCGCGTTCGGCTGCGGCTTCCGCTTCGGCGCGTGCTTTCTCGGCGGCTTCGCGTTCGGCTTGGGCCTTTTGGGCGGCTGCACGTTCTGCTGAGGCTTTCTCAGCCTCGGCGCGTGCTTTCTCGGCGGCTTCACGCTCGGCTTGGGCCTTTTGGGCGGCTGCACGTTCTGCTGAGGCTTTCTCAGCCTCGGCGCGTGCTTTCTCTGCAGCTTCACGCTCGGCTTGGGCCTTTTGGGCGGCTGCACGTTCGGCTGCGGCTTCTGCCTCGGCGCGTGCTTTCTCGGCGGCTTCGCGCTCGGCTTGGGCCTTTTGGGCTGCGGCGCGTTCGGCTGCGGCTTTCTCAGCCTCGGCGCGTGCTTTCTCGGCAGCCTC harbors:
- a CDS encoding proton-conducting transporter transmembrane domain-containing protein codes for the protein MSDLFPVTALGPVVLLGAAAVALARPGPRPGAFPKLAEGAALTAFALALAGLMQFLFAGPAQLTLAQGPLALILRADAVSATMALLVGFIGWIVMRYARSYLDGSAREGTFHGQMLATLAAVLVLVQAGSLLVLILAFVAVGTGVRHLLLFYPDRPAARRAATKFAWVWHAGDAALILAAALLLLAFGTGDLAQITAAAGAGLPIAAHIAVALVVLAAALKTATFPLHGWLTEVMEAPTPVSALLHAGIINAGGVLLITLSPLMQASPGAMAALVMVGGLTALFGAVVMLTQSAVKTALAWSTVSQMGFMLLQCGLGLWPLALLHIVAHSMYKAHAFLSSGGAITAVGDLRRPGPIAVPDVAAVARAFALALALYGVVALGFTLIAGSKTPQALALGGILIFGVAYLVAQGLADAAPVALMRRVGLASIGAALAYFGFQQIAGVLWADLPAAPTAGPLEWALIVLTVLSFGLVAVAQALFPLWAHHPAMTGLRVHLANGLYLNAALDRLIGGFRRTRTD
- a CDS encoding LysR family transcriptional regulator, yielding MAILNLHHLRLFHAVARNGTLIGAARDLNLSQSALSTQIKALEGALGHDLFDRRGRGLVLTEAGRIALDHAEAIFRTASDLTATLRDPGGARRALRVGALGTLSRNFQMAFLEPLIGRAGVEVVLRSGSQRVLLPALEALSLDVVLTNLVPARDAASPFLVHDLSEQPVSLIGPARHDLMGRGLADLLGHEPLILPTPESSLRASFDALVERLGLTPRIAAEADDMAMLRLLTRAHAGLAVIPPIVVRDELASGALVELARLDGISERFFAVTLRRRFPNPLVGELVDAFQLDRG